A DNA window from Aminipila luticellarii contains the following coding sequences:
- a CDS encoding cyclase family protein, translating to MKIVDLSIAIESGLPSDPPDYRPYIDYQDHKKTAKDMLEYFGDATVEDLPEGNGWAVEFLKISTHGGTHIDAPYHYYPTMNGGERAWTIDEIPLDWFHGPAVVVDFRDKPDGYKVEPKDFEEYFKKIHYTLKPGDIVLVNTGASKKWGTAEYLSSGCGMSRAATLWLVNQGVHVTGTDAWSWDRPLPIEAKDFDKTHDKELIWEGHRAGAVKAYSHIEKLTNLESLPVTGSHFFCFPIKIKKASAGWIRAVAFVEEQDDSEKTV from the coding sequence ATGAAAATTGTAGACTTAAGTATTGCAATCGAAAGCGGATTGCCGAGCGATCCGCCGGATTACAGACCATATATTGATTATCAGGATCATAAAAAAACGGCAAAAGATATGTTGGAATATTTTGGAGATGCTACCGTAGAAGATTTGCCGGAGGGAAATGGCTGGGCTGTTGAATTTTTAAAAATATCGACTCACGGAGGCACGCATATAGATGCGCCCTATCATTATTATCCCACTATGAACGGAGGGGAAAGAGCGTGGACCATTGACGAAATCCCTCTGGACTGGTTTCACGGCCCGGCAGTGGTAGTAGACTTCCGAGATAAGCCGGATGGGTATAAGGTGGAGCCGAAAGATTTTGAAGAGTACTTTAAAAAAATTCATTATACGTTAAAGCCCGGTGACATTGTTCTGGTAAATACGGGAGCAAGCAAAAAGTGGGGAACAGCAGAATATCTGTCTTCCGGCTGTGGAATGTCCAGGGCGGCGACTCTTTGGCTTGTGAATCAAGGGGTTCACGTGACAGGAACCGATGCATGGAGCTGGGATAGACCGCTTCCTATTGAAGCAAAAGACTTTGATAAAACTCATGATAAGGAATTGATTTGGGAGGGACATAGAGCAGGAGCCGTTAAGGCGTATTCTCATATTGAAAAGCTTACAAATTTAGAATCTCTTCCTGTTACGGGAAGCCATTTTTTCTGCTTCCCAATTAAAATAAAAAAAGCCAGCGCCGGCTGGATTCGGGCGGTTGCTTTTGTAGAAGAGCAGGACGATTCAGAAAAGACAGTATAA
- a CDS encoding MFS transporter codes for MNETLEKNPQRWKVLFGGFACYTFDSFDLSLLAMSLAMIIKDLHISIEKGGLLSTITLLGIGLSSFFIGWMADNYGRRKTLLFSLTSFGILTALIYVAQSWAAIMILRFLAGFGLGGLWAVLSTYINETWAPHLRGRAASFTLSSFPVGSGFASFLAGILIPAYGWRVLFLTGALAIIPALYMYFAVPESKEWEESKKANKQQAVKLEQKASISEIFSAPFRKNTIIATIVSAFAFSGYWGASTWLPTLLVTEKGLDTATMAKFMVILNVGMFIGMNVFGVIADKLGKKKALMITFIGLTVTLPIYLSATAPNMLLFLGPVYAFFVSFTTIFGSYFPEMYPTEVRATGAGFCFNFGRGLSAIAPFILSVVAAKYSLTIGLGICSVFFFLSFVGMIFLPGRGQQNA; via the coding sequence TGATTATTAAAGATTTACACATTTCTATTGAAAAGGGAGGTTTGCTTAGCACTATCACTCTGCTTGGAATCGGTCTTAGTTCGTTCTTTATCGGATGGATGGCAGACAATTACGGCAGAAGAAAAACCCTGTTATTCAGCTTGACTTCATTTGGAATTTTAACTGCGTTAATTTATGTGGCTCAGAGCTGGGCGGCTATTATGATTCTCAGATTCCTTGCAGGTTTTGGATTAGGCGGCCTTTGGGCAGTTCTGTCTACCTACATTAATGAAACATGGGCTCCGCACCTTCGAGGCAGAGCAGCTTCCTTCACTCTTAGTTCCTTTCCGGTAGGTTCCGGGTTTGCATCGTTTCTTGCGGGAATCTTGATCCCTGCGTATGGATGGAGAGTTCTCTTCTTAACAGGGGCGTTAGCCATTATCCCCGCATTATATATGTATTTTGCCGTACCTGAATCAAAAGAATGGGAAGAAAGCAAAAAGGCCAATAAACAACAGGCAGTGAAGTTGGAACAGAAAGCATCTATAAGCGAAATTTTCTCCGCCCCATTCAGAAAAAATACTATTATAGCCACAATTGTCTCGGCATTTGCTTTCAGCGGCTATTGGGGAGCATCTACATGGCTGCCGACACTATTGGTAACGGAAAAGGGACTGGATACGGCTACCATGGCTAAATTTATGGTAATCCTCAACGTCGGAATGTTTATAGGTATGAATGTCTTTGGAGTTATAGCCGACAAACTGGGGAAAAAGAAGGCTCTGATGATCACCTTTATTGGGCTGACAGTTACACTGCCGATTTATTTGTCTGCAACAGCTCCGAATATGCTGCTTTTCCTCGGACCGGTGTATGCATTCTTTGTATCCTTTACAACCATATTTGGTTCATACTTTCCGGAAATGTATCCGACAGAAGTCCGGGCAACAGGAGCCGGGTTCTGTTTTAATTTTGGCCGGGGATTATCCGCTATTGCACCGTTTATACTCAGTGTGGTCGCTGCAAAATACAGCTTGACTATAGGTCTTGGGATTTGTTCTGTGTTTTTTTTCTTATCTTTTGTAGGGATGATTTTCCTGCCGGGAAGAGGACAGCAGAACGCATAG
- a CDS encoding replication-associated recombination protein A, producing the protein MIPLSTRMRPDSIDHFIGQNHFMYKGSLFYNSIKNKTFDSAIFFGPSGTGKTTLARIIAREMDGEFYELNAASTGIKELKEIIEKAQLKFFGIQKQSTYVYVDEVHRWNKLQQDTLLKAIEEGVIHFIGSTTENPYFSINNAIISRVRNIYEFKAHTVQDLMNILKYTLQDTERGLGNLSIGYDEEALRVLAELSSGDARVALDTLGFIADNLNQDMQITTKLVGEAMQRKTSFYDRGEDRYNLLSALQKSIRGSDPDAAVHYLARLIHGGADIQMIGRRLLVMASEDIGMAYPTAITIVNSCVQAALMVGYPEAQINLAEAVVLLASSPKSNASYMALDKAMNDIETKQIDDIPLHLKDSHYAGAQSRGIGLDYKYPHAYGGYVKQQYLPDNLYKAGVRYYEPTENGSEAAFKKFLEGVRKINGRD; encoded by the coding sequence ATGATTCCTCTTTCAACAAGGATGCGTCCGGACAGCATAGATCACTTCATAGGACAGAACCATTTTATGTACAAGGGTTCGCTGTTTTACAATTCCATAAAAAATAAAACATTTGATTCGGCCATTTTTTTCGGACCCTCCGGTACTGGGAAAACCACACTGGCAAGAATTATTGCCCGGGAAATGGATGGGGAATTTTATGAACTCAACGCAGCTTCTACAGGCATTAAGGAATTAAAAGAGATTATTGAAAAAGCACAGTTAAAATTCTTTGGAATACAGAAACAGTCCACATATGTATATGTGGACGAGGTGCACAGGTGGAATAAGCTGCAGCAGGATACACTGTTAAAGGCAATCGAAGAGGGCGTTATACACTTTATTGGAAGTACCACAGAAAACCCTTATTTTTCCATTAACAATGCCATTATAAGCCGGGTTCGAAATATTTATGAGTTCAAAGCTCATACGGTTCAAGATCTGATGAATATTTTGAAATATACATTGCAGGATACGGAGAGGGGGCTGGGCAATCTTTCCATTGGATACGATGAAGAAGCGCTCAGAGTGCTGGCGGAATTAAGCTCCGGCGATGCCCGAGTAGCGCTGGATACCCTTGGGTTTATAGCGGATAATCTAAATCAGGACATGCAGATTACCACGAAGCTTGTAGGGGAAGCCATGCAGCGAAAAACGTCATTCTATGACAGGGGAGAGGATCGGTATAATCTTTTATCAGCTTTGCAGAAATCCATACGGGGCAGTGATCCCGATGCAGCAGTTCATTATCTGGCCAGACTGATCCATGGAGGCGCAGATATTCAGATGATCGGCAGAAGACTTCTGGTCATGGCCAGCGAAGACATCGGCATGGCCTATCCGACGGCTATAACCATTGTCAACTCATGTGTTCAGGCGGCCTTGATGGTGGGATATCCTGAAGCTCAGATCAATTTGGCGGAGGCCGTGGTATTATTGGCTTCATCCCCTAAATCCAACGCCTCTTATATGGCACTGGACAAAGCAATGAACGATATTGAAACGAAACAGATTGATGACATACCGCTTCATCTAAAAGACTCCCATTATGCGGGAGCACAGAGTAGAGGTATCGGATTGGACTATAAATACCCTCATGCATACGGAGGATATGTAAAACAGCAATATTTGCCGGACAACCTGTATAAAGCGGGAGTCCGATACTATGAACCTACGGAAAATGGAAGCGAAGCGGCTTTTAAAAAGTTTTTAGAAGGAGTAAGAAAAATAAATGGCAGAGATTAA
- the ruvC gene encoding crossover junction endodeoxyribonuclease RuvC, with protein sequence MRILGIDPGYAILGYGIIEMKGNHFDVCGYGAVTTEASMSMTDRLKCLYSSLTEIIAEYEPEVASIEELFFNTNTKTAIMVGQARGVAILACANSGMDIAEYTPLQIKQALVGYGRAEKKQVQSMVKTILNLKEIPKPDDTADALAAAICHGHSSNANKRLSKIAKLK encoded by the coding sequence ATGAGAATATTAGGAATAGATCCGGGATATGCGATCTTAGGGTATGGCATCATTGAAATGAAGGGAAATCATTTTGACGTCTGCGGATATGGAGCCGTTACAACGGAGGCTTCCATGAGCATGACGGACAGGCTTAAATGTTTGTATAGTTCCCTGACAGAAATCATTGCAGAGTATGAACCGGAAGTGGCTTCCATTGAAGAACTGTTTTTTAACACCAACACGAAAACCGCTATTATGGTGGGACAGGCCAGAGGCGTAGCTATTCTTGCCTGTGCCAATTCAGGCATGGATATAGCCGAGTATACGCCGCTGCAGATCAAGCAGGCTCTTGTAGGATACGGAAGGGCGGAAAAAAAACAGGTACAAAGTATGGTAAAGACGATTTTAAATCTGAAAGAAATCCCAAAACCCGACGATACCGCAGATGCCTTGGCAGCAGCCATATGTCACGGGCATTCATCTAATGCCAATAAGCGCCTTTCAAAAATAGCAAAGCTGAAATAA
- a CDS encoding zinc-ribbon domain-containing protein, which produces MEDKTLICQDCGNEFVFTVGEQEFYKEKGFDNEPKRCKECRDKKKQERRRDR; this is translated from the coding sequence ATGGAAGACAAGACACTTATTTGTCAGGATTGTGGGAATGAATTTGTATTTACTGTTGGAGAGCAGGAATTTTACAAAGAAAAAGGTTTTGACAATGAACCAAAGAGATGTAAGGAATGCAGGGACAAGAAAAAGCAGGAAAGACGTAGAGATAGATAA
- a CDS encoding SPOR domain-containing protein — protein sequence MMRLVRRRRRRNAFRQKTKVNFTAIIVIISIAVLLGYGTARFIIYPVFNSGDTNSDGANREGFKIEKFLSFFLNEDNPEDTKGKDSPNTTDQGIQQNTSGSGIVEDKLNVAPTEQTAAPATQNGYCIQFGSFTTKLSAESLVSELKTSGINAEIIEKDGAYKVVSQLFEQKEQAVATMNTLAGTKYFDAFITPR from the coding sequence ATGATGAGACTAGTCAGAAGAAGGCGAAGGAGAAATGCTTTTCGTCAAAAAACAAAGGTGAATTTTACTGCAATTATTGTTATAATAAGTATTGCGGTATTACTTGGATACGGAACAGCAAGATTTATTATCTATCCGGTGTTTAATTCGGGCGATACGAATTCAGATGGGGCGAATCGTGAGGGCTTTAAAATCGAAAAGTTTTTAAGCTTTTTTTTGAATGAGGACAATCCGGAGGATACCAAAGGAAAGGACAGCCCGAACACCACCGATCAGGGAATTCAGCAGAATACTTCTGGTTCAGGGATTGTGGAGGATAAATTGAATGTTGCGCCGACGGAACAAACAGCAGCGCCAGCTACCCAAAACGGATATTGTATACAATTTGGAAGCTTCACGACTAAGTTAAGTGCTGAAAGCCTTGTTTCTGAACTCAAAACAAGCGGTATTAACGCTGAAATCATTGAAAAGGACGGCGCCTATAAGGTTGTCAGCCAATTATTTGAGCAGAAGGAGCAAGCGGTTGCCACCATGAATACCTTAGCGGGAACGAAGTATTTCGATGCTTTTATTACACCGAGATAA
- a CDS encoding arginine repressor, translating into MRYSRQNKILEIISTYEVETQEKLASLLKESGYDVTQATISRDIKELQLIKVLSNTGKYKYALGNSIETPISDRFIKIFKETIRSVAPSYNLIIVKTLSGCGPAAGEAIDSLNFPHIVGSVAGDNTLMIIVDDLENVPALVQKFNDLLQ; encoded by the coding sequence ATGCGTTATTCAAGGCAAAACAAAATTCTTGAAATTATAAGCACTTATGAAGTGGAAACACAGGAAAAACTCGCTTCACTATTAAAGGAAAGCGGCTATGATGTTACTCAGGCCACCATCTCAAGAGATATTAAGGAACTGCAGTTGATCAAAGTCCTATCCAACACCGGAAAATACAAATATGCTCTGGGAAATTCCATAGAAACGCCTATTTCTGATCGGTTTATAAAAATTTTCAAAGAGACGATTCGGAGTGTAGCCCCATCTTATAACCTTATTATAGTAAAAACCTTATCCGGTTGCGGTCCTGCGGCAGGTGAAGCGATTGACTCACTGAACTTCCCGCACATTGTCGGTTCTGTTGCAGGTGATAATACCCTGATGATCATCGTAGATGACTTGGAAAATGTCCCTGCTCTGGTACAAAAGTTTAATGATTTACTACAATAA
- a CDS encoding bifunctional 4-hydroxy-3-methylbut-2-enyl diphosphate reductase/30S ribosomal protein S1, with protein sequence MAEIKLAENSGFCFGVRRAIEITEATAEKYRGSRPVFTCGPLIHNRLVTEELEQKGVQILRKEEEAGKEDVVIIRSHGEGRSFYERAEEIGFQLVDATCPFVAKIHNLVREAYDAGEKIIIVGDRLHPEVRGINGWCQNSACIINSVGEADKLEPADYFVVAQTTIQQSHFEEIISKLQEKKCRLQISNTICNATKSRQESCKSLAREVDLMLVIGDKESSNSQKLYDLSKKYCEKAYFIENIEDLPLKDIELCNKIGVAAGASTPERLIKEVIANMSEFITENNEENLMHDLMDEIEKSLRLPRGGEIVDGTVIQVTDREVVVNLGCKKDGIIPKDELTLEGEQKLTDLFKEGDEIQAKVLKTDDGDGNILLSKKKLEVNEHWDEINSALEDKSFVNAKVIKEVKGGVIAAYKEVYGFIPLSQLSDKFVDKAEEFIGKTLPVRVTRVDQKKGKAVFSHKAYLAEERQKKIDEVWGSLSEGDIVEGTVMRFTDYGAFVDIGGIDGLLHISEISWGKLKHPQEVLSIGQKIAVKILSMNNEKGKISLGLKQTKPEPWSIIDEKYQVGQVITGKIVQIKEYGAFVELEPGLDGLVHISEIAHKRVTNISDEISVGQEVSAKILEIDKDRKRISLSIKETLEAPVADEAEEAPEEDAE encoded by the coding sequence ATGGCAGAGATTAAACTGGCAGAAAACTCAGGATTTTGTTTTGGAGTTAGAAGAGCCATAGAGATCACAGAAGCAACGGCCGAAAAGTATAGAGGGAGCAGACCAGTATTTACCTGCGGTCCTTTGATTCATAACAGACTGGTTACGGAGGAGCTTGAGCAAAAGGGCGTACAAATTCTCCGAAAGGAAGAAGAAGCGGGCAAGGAAGATGTGGTGATTATCCGTTCCCACGGCGAGGGCAGGAGCTTTTATGAAAGGGCGGAAGAAATAGGCTTCCAACTGGTCGATGCGACTTGTCCCTTTGTAGCAAAGATCCATAACTTAGTAAGAGAAGCCTACGATGCCGGAGAGAAAATCATTATTGTGGGGGATCGTCTGCATCCTGAGGTTCGGGGAATAAATGGGTGGTGTCAAAACAGTGCCTGTATTATAAACTCCGTAGGTGAAGCAGACAAGCTGGAGCCGGCAGATTATTTTGTGGTGGCCCAGACTACCATTCAGCAAAGCCACTTCGAGGAAATTATTTCTAAGCTTCAAGAAAAAAAGTGCAGATTACAGATCAGCAATACCATTTGCAACGCGACGAAATCCAGACAGGAAAGCTGTAAAAGCCTGGCACGAGAGGTAGACCTTATGCTGGTAATAGGAGATAAAGAAAGCTCAAATTCCCAAAAATTGTATGATCTATCAAAAAAATATTGCGAAAAAGCATATTTTATTGAAAATATAGAAGATTTACCATTGAAAGATATTGAATTATGTAATAAAATAGGAGTTGCGGCGGGTGCATCGACACCTGAACGCTTAATTAAGGAGGTTATTGCTAACATGAGTGAATTTATCACTGAAAACAATGAAGAAAATTTAATGCACGACTTAATGGATGAAATTGAGAAGTCATTAAGATTGCCTAGAGGCGGAGAGATCGTAGATGGTACTGTAATTCAGGTAACTGACAGAGAAGTTGTTGTTAATCTTGGCTGCAAGAAGGACGGTATTATACCAAAGGACGAATTAACACTGGAAGGAGAACAAAAGCTTACAGATTTATTTAAAGAAGGCGATGAAATCCAGGCTAAAGTACTAAAGACTGACGACGGCGACGGAAACATTCTACTTTCTAAGAAAAAGTTAGAAGTAAATGAGCATTGGGATGAAATTAATAGTGCTCTTGAAGATAAATCATTTGTTAACGCTAAAGTTATTAAAGAAGTGAAAGGCGGCGTTATTGCTGCGTATAAAGAAGTTTACGGATTTATTCCTCTTTCACAATTATCGGACAAGTTTGTGGATAAGGCAGAAGAATTTATCGGTAAAACTCTTCCGGTAAGAGTTACTCGTGTTGATCAGAAAAAAGGTAAAGCAGTATTCTCCCATAAGGCTTATTTAGCAGAAGAAAGACAGAAGAAAATCGATGAAGTCTGGGGCAGCCTAAGCGAAGGCGATATCGTTGAAGGTACTGTCATGAGATTCACTGATTACGGTGCATTCGTAGATATCGGCGGTATTGACGGCCTGCTGCACATTTCAGAGATTTCATGGGGCAAATTAAAGCACCCGCAGGAAGTCCTTTCTATTGGACAGAAGATAGCTGTTAAGATCCTATCCATGAACAATGAAAAAGGAAAGATTTCTCTTGGATTGAAGCAGACAAAGCCGGAACCATGGTCTATTATCGATGAAAAATATCAGGTTGGACAGGTTATTACAGGAAAAATCGTACAGATTAAAGAATATGGTGCATTCGTAGAATTAGAACCAGGTCTTGATGGTCTTGTACATATTTCTGAAATTGCACACAAGCGTGTGACCAACATTTCTGATGAAATTTCAGTTGGACAAGAAGTATCGGCAAAGATTCTTGAAATCGACAAGGACAGAAAGAGAATCAGCTTAAGCATCAAAGAAACGCTGGAAGCTCCTGTTGCTGACGAAGCAGAAGAAGCACCGGAAGAAGATGCTGAATAA
- a CDS encoding BKACE family enzyme, producing the protein MNKTIITIAPTGAWPKKEQNPHIPMTPHEIAEEVYECYKAGAAIAHLHMRDDEGNGTMEKSKFEETVQLIREKCDIVINCTTSGDLNATDETRQAHLKSVQPEMASYDCGSMNWMNNSLFLNSPKFLEELGHTMQQYGVKPEIEIFDAGMIYNSLYYLKKNVLKAPLHYQFVLGAAGGTAATVENLVYLKNLIPEGSTWSALGIGKNNISILLAAVALGGHVRVGLEDNLYYKSGVLATNAQLVTRAANIIKEAANEVASPDDARQILGLKK; encoded by the coding sequence ATGAATAAGACTATAATAACCATTGCTCCTACAGGAGCATGGCCTAAAAAAGAACAGAATCCCCATATTCCCATGACTCCTCACGAAATCGCGGAAGAGGTCTATGAATGCTATAAAGCAGGAGCTGCTATAGCCCATCTTCACATGAGGGACGATGAAGGCAACGGAACTATGGAAAAGAGTAAATTTGAAGAAACCGTTCAGCTAATAAGAGAAAAGTGCGATATCGTGATCAATTGCACGACATCGGGAGATCTGAATGCAACGGATGAAACCCGACAGGCTCATTTGAAATCCGTTCAACCTGAAATGGCTTCTTACGATTGCGGATCAATGAATTGGATGAATAACAGTCTGTTTTTAAATTCTCCGAAATTTTTGGAGGAACTGGGGCACACCATGCAGCAATACGGTGTGAAGCCTGAAATTGAGATCTTCGATGCGGGTATGATCTACAATTCGTTGTATTATCTGAAAAAAAATGTACTAAAAGCGCCTCTGCATTACCAATTTGTACTGGGAGCTGCCGGAGGTACTGCGGCGACGGTAGAAAATCTGGTGTATTTAAAGAATTTGATTCCGGAAGGTTCCACTTGGTCTGCACTGGGCATTGGGAAAAATAATATTTCAATACTTCTTGCGGCTGTGGCTCTAGGAGGCCATGTTCGAGTCGGGCTGGAAGATAACTTGTATTATAAAAGCGGTGTGCTGGCCACGAATGCTCAGTTGGTCACTCGTGCAGCCAATATTATCAAGGAAGCGGCTAATGAGGTGGCAAGTCCTGATGATGCACGGCAGATCTTAGGATTAAAGAAATAA
- the recN gene encoding DNA repair protein RecN has product MISHLHVKDFAIIDEMDVDFHTGLNIITGETGAGKSIIIEAVSLALGSRADTAFVRSGKDKAVIELIVEDCSPQAAELLAENDIAAEDDQVIIRREISAAGKSICRVNNQIVSVSFLNALCKKLADIHGQYDHQSLLDPELHITFLDLYNSAEILPVKALTEKFYLEYKKLTLELNRLVSNAADNQRKQDFMTFELNEIDSARLSPGEDTALEEDILSLQNSEKIYGNLSNAYDAIYGDSPSVLQALSRVQNQLQEIASYSRPVNDLLSDFDDAYYKLEDISQEIRNIREHITFSPEQLDSAISRMNQIDKLKLKYGGSIEKIVSYRAQLEKDLAQIENIDEAKERLSHDLSVCEEQLKLASERLSALRKTSAAELQTKIKEQLHELSFNNSEFEIGMTENPAGYTANGTDLAEFLISTNRGEPLKPLSKIASGGEMSRIMLAFKKVIGDYDDIPTMIFDEIDTGISGIAASVVGKKLKEIARNHQIICITHLPQITACGSHNYKIVKHSDERATYTTVVPLSREEKIQEVARLLGGLNITESTLKSAEELIEASAFE; this is encoded by the coding sequence ATGATTTCTCATTTACATGTAAAGGATTTCGCTATTATTGACGAAATGGATGTGGATTTCCATACCGGCTTAAATATCATCACTGGCGAAACGGGTGCGGGCAAATCTATTATTATAGAAGCAGTAAGCCTTGCTTTAGGGAGCCGGGCGGATACTGCTTTTGTTCGTTCCGGGAAAGATAAAGCGGTAATCGAACTGATTGTGGAAGACTGCTCCCCTCAAGCCGCAGAGCTGTTGGCAGAAAACGATATTGCCGCCGAGGATGATCAGGTCATTATCCGGCGTGAAATTTCCGCTGCGGGCAAGAGCATATGCAGGGTCAACAATCAAATTGTATCGGTATCCTTCTTAAATGCTCTTTGTAAAAAATTGGCAGATATTCACGGCCAATATGATCATCAGTCCTTGCTGGATCCTGAGCTGCACATTACCTTTTTAGATTTATACAACAGTGCGGAAATACTGCCGGTCAAGGCTTTGACTGAAAAGTTCTATCTGGAGTATAAAAAGCTTACGCTGGAATTAAATCGATTGGTATCCAATGCGGCTGACAATCAGCGCAAACAGGATTTCATGACCTTTGAATTAAACGAAATCGACAGTGCAAGGCTTTCTCCCGGCGAAGATACCGCCTTGGAAGAGGACATCCTTTCTCTGCAAAACAGCGAAAAAATATATGGAAATCTGTCCAATGCTTACGATGCCATTTATGGGGATTCGCCTTCTGTTCTGCAAGCCTTATCCAGAGTACAAAATCAGCTGCAGGAGATCGCTTCTTATTCCAGGCCGGTCAATGACCTACTCTCTGATTTTGATGATGCCTATTACAAGCTGGAAGATATCAGTCAGGAAATCCGAAATATTCGGGAGCACATAACCTTTTCACCGGAGCAGCTGGACTCGGCTATCTCAAGAATGAATCAAATCGATAAACTGAAACTGAAATATGGCGGATCCATTGAAAAAATAGTATCCTACCGGGCACAGCTGGAAAAAGATCTGGCTCAGATCGAAAACATAGATGAAGCAAAAGAAAGGCTCTCTCACGATTTATCTGTGTGCGAAGAACAGCTGAAATTAGCTTCTGAACGGCTTTCGGCTCTCAGAAAGACCTCTGCCGCAGAACTTCAAACTAAAATTAAAGAACAGCTCCACGAGTTGAGCTTTAATAACTCAGAATTTGAAATCGGCATGACCGAAAATCCAGCCGGTTATACTGCAAACGGTACAGATCTGGCAGAATTTCTGATCAGTACAAATCGGGGAGAACCGTTAAAGCCTTTATCCAAAATTGCTTCCGGCGGAGAAATGTCCAGAATCATGCTGGCCTTTAAAAAGGTCATTGGAGATTATGATGATATTCCTACCATGATTTTTGATGAAATAGACACGGGTATCAGCGGAATAGCTGCCAGCGTCGTCGGAAAGAAGCTGAAAGAAATCGCACGAAATCATCAGATCATCTGCATTACCCACCTTCCGCAGATAACGGCTTGCGGAAGCCATAATTATAAAATAGTAAAGCATTCGGATGAACGTGCTACCTACACCACAGTCGTACCTCTTTCCCGGGAGGAAAAGATTCAAGAGGTCGCTCGTCTTTTAGGCGGGCTCAACATCACCGAATCTACTTTAAAAAGTGCGGAAGAGCTTATCGAAGCTTCTGCCTTTGAATAA
- a CDS encoding shikimate kinase, whose translation MKNLILIGMPACGKSTVGVILAKTVGMKFLDTDLLIQEREGALLQELINTKGNDYFKKVEEYVLRSVNIENAVVSTGGSAVYYPEAIHHFKKNGIIVYIKVPFETIESRLDNITTRGVTMAPGQTLKDLYDQRAPLYEANADLVVDADGLTVEQTIEKIIESIEQPC comes from the coding sequence GTGAAGAATTTGATTTTAATAGGAATGCCAGCCTGCGGCAAAAGTACAGTGGGAGTAATTTTGGCGAAAACGGTGGGGATGAAGTTCCTCGATACGGATCTGCTTATTCAGGAAAGAGAAGGAGCCTTATTACAGGAACTGATCAATACGAAAGGAAATGATTATTTTAAAAAGGTCGAGGAATATGTGCTTCGCAGTGTAAATATTGAGAATGCCGTTGTATCAACAGGCGGAAGTGCCGTATACTATCCGGAAGCCATCCATCATTTTAAGAAAAACGGAATTATAGTATATATTAAGGTTCCTTTTGAAACGATTGAAAGCAGACTGGATAATATCACGACCCGAGGTGTGACAATGGCTCCCGGACAGACGTTGAAAGATTTATATGATCAGAGAGCCCCGTTATATGAAGCAAACGCAGATCTGGTGGTGGATGCGGACGGGCTGACTGTGGAACAGACCATTGAAAAAATCATAGAATCCATAGAACAGCCTTGCTAA
- the ruvA gene encoding Holliday junction branch migration protein RuvA, whose protein sequence is MLHFIKGTLAGNFPGGVVIETGGLGYEVSVPDNSAVYLSKEGQQVMVYTAMIVREDDISLYGFADRESLQLFRKLMTVNGVGAKAALAILSALPITELQKAIVFEDAAALTKANGIGKKIAQRIVLELKDKLDATEAIVGGIPASDIAGASLNEKGEAVRALIALGYSKGEAVEALAGIEENDLTVEEYIKKALKRLC, encoded by the coding sequence ATGCTTCATTTTATAAAAGGAACATTAGCCGGAAATTTTCCCGGCGGTGTTGTGATAGAAACGGGCGGATTGGGCTATGAGGTTTCCGTTCCGGACAATTCGGCTGTGTATCTTTCAAAAGAAGGTCAGCAGGTCATGGTTTATACGGCTATGATAGTAAGAGAGGACGACATAAGCCTGTATGGGTTTGCTGATCGGGAAAGTTTGCAGCTGTTTCGGAAGCTTATGACGGTCAACGGCGTCGGGGCAAAAGCCGCTTTGGCTATTTTATCCGCCCTGCCAATCACGGAACTCCAAAAAGCTATTGTCTTTGAGGATGCCGCGGCTTTGACGAAAGCAAACGGAATCGGCAAAAAAATTGCTCAGAGGATTGTACTGGAGTTAAAGGATAAGCTGGATGCGACGGAAGCTATAGTCGGCGGCATACCGGCCTCCGATATTGCCGGTGCCAGCCTGAATGAAAAAGGAGAAGCCGTTCGTGCCTTGATCGCTCTCGGATACAGCAAGGGTGAGGCGGTAGAGGCTCTTGCGGGGATAGAGGAAAACGATTTGACAGTAGAGGAGTATATAAAGAAGGCATTAAAGAGATTATGCTGA